A genomic region of Gossypium hirsutum isolate 1008001.06 chromosome D01, Gossypium_hirsutum_v2.1, whole genome shotgun sequence contains the following coding sequences:
- the LOC107921924 gene encoding E3 ubiquitin-protein ligase RHA2B gives MTQYYCSLLEAISSPLLHHSHSTISTMAIDNKLGNYIFSLVSIVSAVKWAWSILLRYCLFPYPIPADIGYDYKQDWGSDVECAICLCKIDEDDEIPELRCDHLFHKACLDRWVGSRRFTCPICRTCTLTPPQLASGMQVIVFSYCSFDDSSSHRETWWLR, from the coding sequence ATGACCCAATATTATTGCAGCCTTTTGGAAGCCATATCTTCTCCTTTGCTTCATCACTCGCATTCGACCATTTCAACCATGGCGATTGACAATAAGCTAGGGAACTACATCTTTTCACTTGTTTCAATTGTTTCGGCTGTGAAATGGGCGTGGAGTATCCTGCTTCGTTACTGTTTGTTCCCTTATCCAATACCTGCAGACATTGGTTACGATTACAAGCAAGACTGGGGTAGTGATGTTGAATGTGCTATCTGCTTATGTAAGATCGATGAAGACGATGAGATTCCAGAGTTGAGATGTGACCATCTTTTCCATAAAGCTTGCTTGGATAGATGGGTTGGATCCCGGCGATTCACTTGCCCTATCTGTCGCACTTGTACTTTAACTCCTCCACAACTAGCTTCCGGCATGCAAGTTATTGTTTTCAGCTATTGTTCTTTCGATGATTCTAGCAGTCACCGGGAAACCTGGTGGCTGCGTTAG